A segment of the Hallerella succinigenes genome:
AACTTCAACGTGCGTTACGGGGCGTGCTGCGTAAAGGGTTGCGGCAAATGCTGTTAAAAATAAAACGACGATCCACTTTTTCATGATAAAGTTCCTAAATTGGGAGGTATCAAATATCAAGGATTAAAATATGAAATTATGGACTTCTAGTATTTTTTCCGCTGCCGTTTTGGGCACGTTAATCGCTTGTTCTTCGTCTCCGAAGCCGGAAACCGCTCCTGCAGCTGCGGCTTTACCGACGGATTCTGTTGCATCAACGGATTCGGCTGCAGTTGCCGTTAAAAAAGACACTTTGATGACGCCGAAGGACCGTTATAGCTATGCCCTCGGAATGGATATGGGCCGTGCCATTAAGAATGTGGATGCGGAAATCGACAAGGAACTTTTCCTTCGCTCTTTGAGCGATCAAATGGATGGCAAGGCTTTGCTGATGACCGATTCCCAGGCGGAAAAGGCTCTCCAGGAATTGGTTCTTCAGATGCAGGTCACGCGCGAAAAGAAGGCCGCAGAAGCCGCTAAGGCCGCTTTGGACTCTCAGAAAGTCTTCCTTGAAAAGAATAAGACTGTAGCTGGCGTGATCACCACGGCTAGCGGTCTTCAGTACAAGTATATTACCCAGGTAAAGGATTCGAGCGCAAGAGCTCCGAAGCTCACCGATAAGGTGCGAGTCCATTACGCTGGCGCTCTTTTGAACGGAACGGAATTTGATAGCTCTATCAAGCGCGGCGAACCGCTTGAATTCCCGGTGAATGCTGTGATCAAGGGCTGGCAGGAACTTTTGACTTTGATGAAGGAAGGTGAAAAGGTTCAGGCTTGGATCCCGAGCGAACTCGGTTACGGTGCAGAAGGCGCATCTCCGGTGATTCCGCCTAATTCCCTTCTCGTCTTTGAAGTGGAACTTTTGAATGTGGTGACAGCTTCTCCGGTGG
Coding sequences within it:
- a CDS encoding FKBP-type peptidyl-prolyl cis-trans isomerase; this translates as MKLWTSSIFSAAVLGTLIACSSSPKPETAPAAAALPTDSVASTDSAAVAVKKDTLMTPKDRYSYALGMDMGRAIKNVDAEIDKELFLRSLSDQMDGKALLMTDSQAEKALQELVLQMQVTREKKAAEAAKAALDSQKVFLEKNKTVAGVITTASGLQYKYITQVKDSSARAPKLTDKVRVHYAGALLNGTEFDSSIKRGEPLEFPVNAVIKGWQELLTLMKEGEKVQAWIPSELGYGAEGASPVIPPNSLLVFEVELLNVVTASPVDTAKAVKTPEEQKADSIAAAKQAKQDSITAAKKAKTDSIAAVKAAKKAKQDSIKAAKKAKADSIAAVKAAKKAEQDSIKAAKKAEQDSIKAAKKAKQDSIAAVKKAKQDSIAAAKKAKADSIAAVKAAKKAEQDSIKAAKKAAKAESAKPAETAKTETAKPAEPSKTEAAKPTADTAKPAADTAKAAPAANK